Genomic segment of Drosophila ananassae strain 14024-0371.13 chromosome 2L, ASM1763931v2, whole genome shotgun sequence:
ATAAACGAAATTCCTTATTATACTAATTGTAAGATGCCCAATAGTTGTTTTCAGTGTTGCGGTGCGTGCCGCATTCGCTTTGTTATTTAAGGTGGCAGACTCATTTGTAAGCCAGTCCAGGTTTCGAGAATCTCTTGCCATGCCTTTGAGACAGTGCTTTGTTCgtggtttttgttttccttaCAAATTCCCGGCCTTGAACTAAGATAAAGATTCCTGCGAAGGCCAGATACTCCTACGTTCATACTCAACATATATAAATACTTCACAGAGACCTCTTTATGCGTGTTCGCAGTTGGCCTTCGCCGGCCCACGCAAATATGAATGCTTCATGTCCTCACGAGATTGCCCATTTTTGGTCCTAAAATAACCGAAATTGAATAGGTAATGCACTAAATTCATTCTCTTATTTTTAGTACCCTGAATTCATTTTAATATTAGTTTCGAAGAAGAGATTATCGCATttgctaaaatatttttaatttatgtcTAAATCACTATCTAATTTGGTAAGTCCCCCCACAAAACCCTGCCTTTAGATCCATTCATATGCCAAATGTTATTTTTCTCTCCTGACTGAAGCcgtgattttttaaattgcagaaaaaaaaaccctcTGCTAAACATTGCACCAAAATCCTTCGATGATTGATGGCGGGGCTGTGCTACATCAATCACGTTCCGTTCGCCTCACCGATAATTTGATTGATATTCAATAGTCAGACGGCAGAAACTTCCAATTTAAACCAAAATTCACGTTCGTGTTTAAAGAAGAAGCTGAAGAAATCTCTTTGAGTTgcgttgaaaaaaaataaatggtaaAAAGAATACTATATTTATGCAGTGAACTTCGAACCGCGAACGGGTTCAAAGTGCATCCACTGGAAGCTTCTGTGGCTCTTTTTCCACTGGcggtggttgtggtggtggtgcggtGCGGTGGTGCTGCGCATAACCAAAAAATATTCGAGTCCCCTCcagttttgtttatttttttccgttTGATGTTGTGGGGCTGCTCTCCATTTGTCGAATGCTTAAAGCCATTTGAAAATGATTGGCTTTTATGTCAATAAGCGTCTCAGTTGTCCTTACTTGTTtctatacatacatatatatatttttatatttttttattcttaacTTCTTTTGCCTGTTTTTGCAGTGGCTTTTCTTGGTTTTTTCCCTCGCttttttttcagctttttctTTCGGTTTTTGCACTCGCGGTATGCTCTTAGAGTCTGTCGCGTTTAAGTGCCCCaataaaacacaataaatatacacataaatttttatatacatCACAAATATAGTAGGTATGTACAGCTGGTTTGTTTTCTTGGCCAGAAGGCAGGAGAAAAGTTGTCGCGTTTTAATAGACAAAAAAGCTGAAGAAAGGAAAGAAGCCAgcaaacaaaagcaaacattGTGGCTCAGTCTTTGGGTCACTTAAAGTTCTTATTTATACATTTTCCATTCGAAGAGAGCTTAAATTTTTACTTTGATATATTTAGATGGTGGACCTTGGAGAGCAGATGCCCCATCTGATACCATAAATCTTCCATTCACATTTCAGGAGCCATCCCGTCGAGTTAAAATTCGTTGCCCTCGGGCTCGAATCAAATTTTCACACTGAAGCGTCGGGGGTTTCGTTAAATCAAATTTGCAATAAGTTGCTAAACATCGAAGCGTAAAATAAGCATTCGTCACTCATTTTTTCGTTCGCATACATAAATCTAAATTCAAACCTTTTTTgggtcctttttttttatatatttatattatttcagGGGCTCTGAGTATCCCGCACAATTgatttatgaaaatttattgCACACATGCGGAAAAACCAGGCTCCAACGTATGTTTCGATTGATTAGTGTCGACGCCCTGAGACTGGCAACGGTTGTTGGTCGAAATTAAAGCTGCCACGCCGACGGCAATAAAATCAAAGCTATAAAAGCTAATGAGCCCGAAAACTCTGTCGCTGTTGTCACAGATTTTGGGCCGCAATCTTCGCAACTACCACAGGAGTTGCCCCGCGCGAAGAGGCATAATGAAAATCGCTACCATCTTGTTGCGCCGAGCATTCCTTCATAAAATCGAGTCCACCCTCGCAGTTCGGCCCATAAAATGATGGCGATCGCTGGCTACCTACGGGTATGGAATGGCGTGGAATGTCGTAAAATTTACGCAAATTGTCGTTGCTGTTGCTGAGTCCTGAATCTAGACTCCTGATTCCCGAGTCCCGATGTTGTCGATGCTTGCTTACCGTTATTGCCTGTGAGTGCGCATAAATTGGGGCACAAGTACAAGCAAACAAGTGCTTCAGAAAGAAAAGAACTGAAAAGAAACCTCACATGGAACTGAAAGCGGGGTTGGGCGTGAAGGTAACTGATATATGCGCCGCcaatgaaatgaaattgttGCCAATGCACTGAAGGAAAATTAACCATGGCATAGATATACTGCACCGCTAGAATTTAGATACACATTTATTTCTTTCTAAATCAAATCTTCTTTTTTTCCACACCTGCCTAGCAAGTTTGAGCAGTGTCTCcagaattgaattgaatttaaGTGTCCTGAGCATTTAATGGCAATACAAATCTAAACCTCCTGTCGATCTCAAATCATACTCGCATCGTTGAGCTGGCAAAATTGCAAACAATAGAAATTCAAAGTACACGAGATGACGGAAGTGTCAGAAAGGAGCGAGGGCCATGGCAGCAAGCACCCTGGTAAGGCGGGTGACAATGAGACAATGGGTACCTCATTTTTCGATATCCTTTGGCCGCTGATTTTGGATGAGAATACTTGCCACATTGAAAGCCAGTCGGAGGAGTTCTTCATCCCGAAGAAGCCCTTCGACAATCTCAAGTGGCACACCTACTTGTCGCAAGTGGGTTTCCCATCGTACATGGCACCACATGAGCTGCGCTGCTGCGAGGCGGCCAAAAAGGAGGAGgctgaggaggaggaggcccgAAAGGAGGCCAACAAGGAGGCGGAGGAGCGCAAGGTCACGGCCCAGTGCGATTTCTTGGCGCGGGGATCGCAGGTGGGAAAGGGTATAAGTTTTGTGCAAACCTCGTACTAAATATATTAGCATTTCAGGCCATACGACGCGTGGACAACGAGGTCAACTACCTAAGGGAGCAACAGGAACGACGCCAGAAGCTGGCCTACGACTTTGCCAATCGTCGCTACCCCTGGACCATGCAAACTCCCAGCCATGAGCTCGGCTTCGAGATGACAAGCGAAGTGCAGAACTGCTTCCGACCCAACATGGAGCTGCACATTCTTCAGGCCATTCACGACCACAATTGCAACCTAATGATGATCGACGTCGGCTCAGAGGTGGAGCTTGAGGACTGCCAGAGGTGGATAAAGTATCGTCCTTACATCCAGCTGCTGGCCTTGGTGCGTACCCCACAAATGGAGCGCTCCTTGCAGCTTCTAAACGTGTTCCATACCCTGTTGGTGGAGGAGT
This window contains:
- the LOC6501545 gene encoding uncharacterized protein LOC6501545 is translated as MTEVSERSEGHGSKHPGKAGDNETMGTSFFDILWPLILDENTCHIESQSEEFFIPKKPFDNLKWHTYLSQVGFPSYMAPHELRCCEAAKKEEAEEEEARKEANKEAEERKVTAQCDFLARGSQAIRRVDNEVNYLREQQERRQKLAYDFANRRYPWTMQTPSHELGFEMTSEVQNCFRPNMELHILQAIHDHNCNLMMIDVGSEVELEDCQRWIKYRPYIQLLALVRTPQMERSLQLLNVFHTLLVEESAENTWHDELLSSLRSGYSHAQKVQLLKSCGEPLVFVFCRYRGICTCDTYKILRRL